A DNA window from Apium graveolens cultivar Ventura unplaced genomic scaffold, ASM990537v1 ctg1584, whole genome shotgun sequence contains the following coding sequences:
- the LOC141699968 gene encoding calmodulin-binding protein 60 D-like, producing the protein MEGKTSVLQGTTTLKLKEGINSIDNLSFTQNSGTTIEPGKTESFDLKDHRVTSYAKKEVPSLDDKVSQLKHVGKEKKKCLETGGIKTILKVGPKKWEEITDHAKTCIINGKVHVYISPDSKQMCGVVFDAIGQLKGSLKESQNSSQYITWDSPLFDMWEQASQ; encoded by the exons ATGGAAGGAAAGACATCTGTGCTTCAAGGTACTACTACACTGAAGCTAAAAGAAGGCATCAACAGCATTGATAATCTTTCTTTCACACAGAATTCAGGAACTACAATAGAGCCAGGGAAGACAGAATCCTTCGACCTTAAAGATCATCGAGTAACAT CATATGCGAAGAAAGAAGTTCCATCTTTGGATGATAAAGTGTCGCAGCTTAAACATGTTGGCAAAGAGAAAAAAAAATGTCTGGAGACTGGAGGCATCAAAACT ATACTTAAAGTTGGCCCCAAGAAATGGGAGGAAATAACAGACCATGCAAAAACATGCATAATCAACGGCAAGGTTCACGTTTACATCAGTCCCGATTCAAAACAAATGTGTGGAGTTGTATTTGATGCTATAGGACAATTAAAGGGATCACTTAAGGAATCTCAGAATTCTAGTCAATATATCACCTGGGATTCTCCGTTGTTCGATATGTGGGAGCAAGCAAGTCAATAA